The following are encoded in a window of Gossypium raimondii isolate GPD5lz chromosome 13, ASM2569854v1, whole genome shotgun sequence genomic DNA:
- the LOC105784466 gene encoding uncharacterized protein LOC105784466, translating into MISMENRGSNVRFMVLLGLCCLLISCAAVPAISEGNLKSNKELLPSSARNLLTQDVKKSSEAEEMFGEYLGHEFNEERMLMETTDYPPPGPDPKHDPHAPPPPQP; encoded by the exons ATGATTAGCATGGAGAACAGAGGTTCTAATGTTAGATTTATGGTACTTCTGGGTTTATGTTGTCTTCTGATTTCTTGTGCTGCTGTTCCTGCTATAAGTGAGg gAAATCTCAAGTCAAATAAGGAGCTACTCCCTTCTTCCGCCCGAAATTTACTTACTCAG GATGTGAAAAAATCAAGTGAAGCTGAGGAAATGTTTGGGGAATATTTAGGACATGAATTCAATGAAGAAAGGATGCTAATGGAAACAACAGATTATCCACCACCCGGTCCCGACCCCAAGCATGATCCCCATGCTCCTCCTCCTCCCCAaccatga